The proteins below are encoded in one region of Candidatus Dormiibacterota bacterium:
- the rpsA gene encoding 30S ribosomal protein S1, producing MSDSELSQDSSDSQNGSAATMEEFLNQEEASSKPIAHGDIIDGVVVRVDPDEVLVDVGSKSEGVISSRELGTREAGTPDLHSGDHIKVFVLQPENEDGNVVLSLRRARAESVWIKAQDQQASGEMMDAEVREQNKGGLIVNILGLRGFLPTSQVSRTYSSNLQELVGQRIGVKILEVNRKRNRLIVSQKAAFDEDRARQRGELFEKLKIGDEIQGKVSGLTTYGAFVNLGAADGLIHISELSWDRVANVGDVLQVGQDVQVKVIKLDPETSRISLSLRQLGQDPWDHIEKRFPPGAIVEGEVTKIKKYGAFLQIGDGIEGLLHISELAWEHVEHTEDVVQVGQKLKVRVLQADRSRRRISLSLKQAEEPPPGGRAEETEVSDYPGEIERVPQTERQPVYAEVSAAPQE from the coding sequence ACATCATCGATGGTGTCGTGGTTCGCGTCGATCCCGATGAGGTTCTGGTCGATGTCGGCTCGAAATCCGAAGGCGTCATCTCCAGCCGCGAGCTGGGGACCCGCGAGGCGGGCACGCCAGACCTGCACTCCGGGGACCACATCAAGGTCTTCGTCCTGCAGCCCGAAAACGAGGACGGCAATGTCGTCCTGTCGCTCCGTCGCGCCCGGGCCGAATCGGTCTGGATAAAGGCGCAGGACCAGCAGGCCTCCGGCGAGATGATGGACGCCGAGGTCCGCGAGCAGAACAAGGGCGGCCTGATCGTCAACATCCTGGGACTGCGCGGCTTCCTGCCGACCTCCCAGGTCTCCCGCACCTACAGCTCGAATCTCCAGGAGCTGGTCGGCCAGCGGATCGGCGTCAAGATCCTCGAGGTCAACCGCAAGCGCAACCGGCTGATCGTCAGCCAGAAGGCGGCCTTCGACGAGGACCGCGCGCGTCAGCGCGGCGAGCTCTTCGAAAAGCTGAAGATCGGCGACGAGATTCAGGGCAAGGTGTCCGGACTCACGACCTACGGCGCCTTCGTCAACCTGGGCGCCGCCGACGGCCTGATCCACATCTCCGAGCTCTCCTGGGACCGGGTCGCCAACGTCGGCGACGTCCTCCAGGTGGGACAGGACGTGCAGGTCAAGGTCATCAAGCTGGATCCGGAAACATCCCGGATCTCCCTCAGCCTTCGTCAGTTGGGACAGGACCCCTGGGATCACATCGAGAAGCGCTTCCCGCCCGGCGCCATCGTCGAGGGCGAGGTCACGAAGATCAAGAAGTACGGCGCCTTCCTCCAGATCGGCGACGGTATCGAGGGCCTGCTACACATTTCGGAGCTGGCCTGGGAGCACGTCGAACACACCGAGGATGTCGTCCAGGTCGGACAGAAGCTCAAGGTGCGGGTGCTGCAGGCCGACCGGAGCCGGCGCCGCATCAGCCTCTCGCTCAAGCAAGCGGAAGAGCCGCCACCGGGAGGCCGCGCCGAAGAGACTGAGGTTTCCGACTATCCGGGCGAGATCGAGCGCGTTCCGCAGACGGAACGCCAGCCGGTCTATGCGGAGGTCAGCGCCGCCCCGCAGGAATAG